One stretch of Halobaculum marinum DNA includes these proteins:
- a CDS encoding helical backbone metal receptor: MVTDRVVSLAPSATATVGALEAVDVPDADGVATALVGVTNACEAPTGAGDPTVVGGWPNPALDAVERLDPDVVLTCDALQRETVAALRERGLTVANAEPTRLSEVFEYVAAVGRAVDAPAAGERLAASLGQRVARVETAVPDDPSERPVVYAEEWGDPPMAAGNWVPDAVAAAGGRCPFVAPGERSRAVDAAEVADAAPDHAVLHWCGTDREPSATVLADRGWRLDAEVHVVDDALLNQPSPRLVDGIETLAALLHGVAVGGENEAGGGAGGYRSSE, from the coding sequence ATGGTGACAGATCGGGTCGTGTCGCTCGCGCCGAGCGCGACGGCGACGGTGGGTGCGCTGGAGGCGGTAGACGTCCCCGACGCGGACGGAGTTGCTACCGCGCTCGTCGGCGTGACGAACGCGTGCGAAGCCCCGACCGGTGCCGGTGACCCGACGGTCGTTGGTGGCTGGCCGAACCCAGCGCTGGATGCCGTCGAGCGCCTCGACCCTGACGTCGTGTTGACCTGCGACGCGCTCCAGCGGGAGACGGTCGCGGCGCTGCGCGAGCGCGGCCTCACCGTCGCCAACGCCGAGCCGACCCGGCTGTCCGAAGTGTTCGAGTACGTCGCCGCCGTGGGCCGCGCCGTCGACGCCCCGGCGGCGGGCGAGCGACTCGCCGCGTCGCTCGGACAACGAGTGGCCCGCGTGGAGACCGCGGTGCCGGACGACCCGAGCGAGCGACCCGTCGTCTACGCCGAGGAGTGGGGCGACCCCCCGATGGCGGCGGGGAACTGGGTCCCGGACGCCGTCGCGGCCGCCGGCGGTCGCTGCCCGTTCGTCGCGCCCGGCGAGCGGTCGCGGGCGGTCGACGCCGCCGAGGTCGCCGACGCCGCACCCGACCACGCCGTCTTGCACTGGTGCGGCACCGACAGGGAGCCGTCGGCGACGGTCCTGGCCGACCGCGGGTGGCGCCTCGACGCGGAGGTCCACGTCGTCGACGACGCGCTGTTGAACCAGCCGAGTCCGCGGCTCGTCGACGGCATCGAGACGCTGGCGGCGCTGCTGCACGGCGTCGCGGTCGGCGGTGAGAACGAAGCAGGCGGTGGTGCGGGCGGTTACAGGTCCAGCGAGTAG
- a CDS encoding nitroreductase family protein has translation MEYEEVVTTRRSLHEYSDEEVSEETLEDIVEQATYAPSSFNLQPWEFLVVRDDDALATLAEVANGQEHIEQASATLVVLGDLDPSRHAEPVFQDWLDKGYIPDEETKGYLVDTVDGMADLPEEERRVWTNRSTALVAQQFMTAAWNQGVATLPMEGFDADALVDEFDIGAEYEPVMLIAVGYPAEDAGELQAERKYRRPVDEVLHYDSFDPVSETALAADQSGDASAPADD, from the coding sequence ATGGAGTACGAGGAAGTCGTCACCACGCGCCGTTCACTACACGAGTACAGCGACGAGGAGGTATCCGAGGAGACGCTGGAGGACATCGTCGAGCAGGCGACGTACGCCCCGTCGAGTTTCAACCTCCAGCCGTGGGAGTTCCTCGTCGTCCGCGACGACGACGCCCTCGCGACGCTCGCGGAGGTCGCCAACGGGCAAGAGCACATCGAGCAGGCGTCGGCGACGCTCGTCGTCCTCGGCGACCTCGACCCGTCGCGCCACGCCGAGCCCGTGTTCCAAGACTGGCTCGACAAGGGGTACATCCCGGACGAGGAGACGAAGGGGTACCTCGTCGACACCGTCGACGGGATGGCGGACCTCCCCGAGGAGGAGCGCCGCGTGTGGACGAACCGTTCGACCGCGCTGGTCGCCCAGCAGTTCATGACCGCCGCGTGGAACCAGGGCGTCGCGACGCTCCCGATGGAAGGGTTCGACGCGGACGCGCTCGTCGACGAGTTCGACATCGGCGCCGAGTACGAGCCGGTGATGCTCATCGCGGTCGGCTACCCCGCGGAGGACGCCGGCGAACTGCAGGCCGAGCGCAAGTACCGCCGCCCGGTCGACGAGGTGCTCCACTACGACTCGTTCGACCCCGTCTCGGAGACGGCACTCGCCGCCGACCAGTCCGGCGACGCGAGCGCCCCCGCCGACGACTGA
- a CDS encoding DNA double-strand break repair nuclease NurA yields MTLDPVHVDTIAYLASAIADGVDDADHDDLAGTAWAEWLDPLHDDGRVVLESLGDHELRETPVEDAALTERPFESSHGVDSGTLNPTSFKNGLVLDVAQAAMGAEPTDLDLHRGRSIVVTVHANDATVFFPDVPDGWMPYDEGSSERRVLKVPRSRRFADEMVHELALSLAESHHARKHLERGEVGDLLVLDGPLYPKRLLNWATRDRELREVAHGDTVQEAVETYVRVVESAIQRDVPVIGFVKNPTSGYVTRTLDRKGIEAPWPDDAALFTRLLERRPDGERDDDAITFTSWLRSRGGSDRPLATDGDLLGVERELEPEAYEVTYMHVYEPREDVLFKVEAPAAFTSDAETRDRLTRQVVSEVAAEAGPPKPVAKADELARIGVGEKEALRRKFEERFGAEFLRTYDDVRWSEE; encoded by the coding sequence GTGACGCTGGACCCCGTACACGTCGACACCATCGCGTACCTCGCCTCGGCGATCGCCGACGGGGTCGACGACGCCGACCACGACGACCTCGCGGGCACGGCGTGGGCGGAGTGGCTCGACCCACTGCACGACGACGGCCGGGTGGTGCTGGAGTCGCTCGGCGACCACGAACTCCGCGAGACGCCCGTCGAGGACGCCGCGCTCACCGAGCGCCCGTTCGAGTCGAGCCACGGCGTCGACTCGGGCACCCTCAACCCCACCTCGTTCAAGAACGGCCTCGTGCTCGACGTGGCACAGGCGGCGATGGGTGCCGAGCCGACCGACTTGGACCTGCACCGCGGTCGCTCTATCGTCGTCACGGTCCACGCCAACGACGCGACGGTGTTCTTCCCCGACGTGCCCGACGGCTGGATGCCGTACGACGAGGGCTCCTCCGAACGCCGGGTGCTGAAGGTGCCGCGCAGTCGCCGCTTCGCCGACGAGATGGTCCACGAGTTGGCGCTGTCGCTGGCGGAGTCCCACCACGCGCGCAAACACCTCGAACGCGGCGAAGTGGGCGACCTGCTCGTCCTCGACGGGCCGCTGTACCCCAAGCGCCTGCTCAACTGGGCGACGCGCGACCGCGAGTTGCGTGAGGTCGCCCACGGCGACACCGTGCAGGAGGCCGTCGAGACGTACGTCCGCGTCGTCGAGTCGGCCATCCAGCGCGACGTGCCGGTGATCGGCTTCGTGAAGAACCCCACCTCCGGGTACGTCACCCGCACGCTCGACCGCAAAGGGATCGAGGCGCCGTGGCCAGACGACGCGGCGCTGTTCACCAGACTGCTGGAGCGGCGCCCGGACGGCGAGCGCGACGACGACGCGATCACGTTCACCTCGTGGCTGCGCTCGCGTGGCGGCTCCGACCGCCCGCTCGCGACCGACGGCGACCTCCTCGGCGTCGAGCGCGAGTTGGAACCCGAGGCGTACGAAGTGACGTACATGCACGTGTACGAACCGCGCGAGGACGTGCTGTTCAAGGTGGAGGCGCCGGCGGCGTTCACGAGCGATGCCGAGACGCGCGACCGCCTCACCCGGCAGGTGGTGTCTGAGGTCGCCGCCGAGGCGGGGCCGCCGAAGCCGGTCGCGAAGGCGGACGAACTCGCGCGCATCGGCGTCGGCGAGAAGGAAGCGCTGCGGCGGAAGTTCGAGGAGCGGTTCGGCGCGGAGTTCCTCCGGACGTACGACGACGTCCGGTGGTCCGAGGAGTAG
- a CDS encoding DUF7575 domain-containing protein — translation MQRRPVVAAALAVVPALGHAYLRRWSRGVAWLALLAGSALVFAGLFGVAGAESIAASQIGGISVTTALRIGVPLFVVLSLSSLDAYVLAQREARRAVITCPRCRREVDLSLGFCWYCAVEFDYVHRER, via the coding sequence ATGCAACGACGCCCCGTGGTCGCGGCGGCGCTGGCGGTCGTGCCGGCGCTCGGGCACGCCTACCTCCGTCGGTGGAGCCGTGGCGTCGCGTGGCTGGCGCTGCTGGCGGGGTCGGCGCTCGTGTTCGCGGGACTGTTCGGCGTCGCCGGCGCGGAGTCCATCGCGGCGAGCCAGATCGGTGGCATCTCGGTGACCACCGCGCTCCGCATCGGCGTGCCGCTGTTCGTCGTCCTCTCGCTGTCGTCGCTGGACGCGTACGTGCTCGCCCAGCGGGAGGCGCGTCGGGCCGTCATCACTTGTCCGCGGTGCCGGCGAGAGGTTGACCTCTCGCTGGGGTTCTGTTGGTACTGTGCCGTAGAGTTTGACTACGTCCACCGCGAGCGGTAG
- a CDS encoding type I 3-dehydroquinate dehydratase — protein sequence MPSALDLDSFTLCASTADLDEEPAAREHADCVEFRMDLAADPLDALAAYDGDLPLLVTNRPHWEGGETAPYGRLDALATAVEHEAVAAVDVELATLRGRATGTNEVTVAEVVARAREHDAAVVASVHDFDGTPDSRTVDALLRAAATAGDIGKLAVTARTSAEALAVLSATQRATARGDRVATMAMGEAGRHTRAVAPVYGSRLGYAPVDATDATAPGQYDLSTLRRLVDDLSSR from the coding sequence ATGCCCAGTGCCCTCGACCTCGACTCGTTCACCCTGTGTGCGAGCACTGCCGACCTCGACGAGGAACCGGCGGCCCGCGAGCACGCCGACTGCGTGGAGTTTCGCATGGACCTCGCCGCCGACCCACTCGACGCGCTGGCCGCCTACGACGGCGACTTACCTCTGCTCGTGACGAACCGTCCCCACTGGGAGGGCGGCGAGACGGCGCCGTACGGCCGACTCGACGCGCTGGCGACTGCCGTTGAGCACGAGGCGGTCGCCGCCGTCGACGTGGAGTTGGCGACGCTACGCGGGCGCGCGACCGGGACGAACGAGGTCACCGTCGCCGAGGTGGTCGCCCGCGCCCGCGAACACGACGCCGCGGTGGTCGCGTCGGTCCACGACTTCGACGGCACGCCCGACTCGCGGACAGTAGACGCACTCTTGCGGGCCGCCGCGACCGCCGGCGACATTGGGAAACTCGCGGTCACCGCCCGAACCAGCGCGGAGGCGCTCGCCGTGCTGTCGGCGACCCAGCGCGCGACCGCCCGCGGCGACCGCGTGGCGACGATGGCGATGGGCGAGGCGGGGCGTCACACCCGCGCGGTCGCGCCGGTATACGGCTCTCGACTCGGTTACGCGCCGGTGGATGCGACCGACGCCACCGCCCCCGGGCAGTACGACCTGTCGACGCTGCGGCGACTCGTCGACGACCTCTCCTCGCGGTGA
- a CDS encoding DUF7113 family protein, with amino-acid sequence MLLVRGSGGGTTLTGTVYERGEEPPSFKGAPDEDAPYVWVCDAFYEVESGGSELVVDGEAIRVAFESPAPRGFDTREQAVDAAEEHVRTQFARVGVPEADVEVEVLKEDPT; translated from the coding sequence ATGTTGTTGGTCCGCGGGAGCGGCGGCGGGACGACGCTCACCGGCACGGTTTACGAACGCGGGGAGGAGCCCCCGTCGTTCAAGGGCGCACCCGACGAGGACGCCCCCTACGTCTGGGTGTGCGACGCGTTCTACGAGGTCGAGTCGGGCGGGTCGGAGTTGGTCGTCGACGGCGAAGCGATCCGCGTCGCCTTCGAGTCGCCCGCGCCGCGCGGGTTCGACACGCGTGAGCAGGCGGTCGACGCCGCGGAGGAGCACGTGCGTACGCAGTTCGCCCGGGTCGGCGTCCCCGAGGCGGACGTGGAAGTCGAGGTCCTGAAAGAGGACCCGACGTAG
- a CDS encoding transcription initiation factor IIB — MSEKTHTRRRPAGRDRRTAHERHSDESEEETQQGGDELVCPECSGNVIQDEEHGETVCEECGLVVEEDSVDRGPEWRAFDAAEKDQKSRVGAPTTNTMHDKGLSTNIDWRDQDAYGRSLGARQRQKMRRLRKWNERFRTRDSKERNLKQALGEIDRMASALGLPDNVRETASVIYRRALDEDLLPGRSIEGVSTACVYAAARMAGVPRSLDEISDVSRVSKDEVARTYRYVVRELKLEVKPADPEQYVPRFASSLDLSEESEMRAKQLLKNAKEKGVHSGKSPVGLAAAAVYAAALLTNEKTTQAAVSEVADISEVTIRNRYHELLEAEDGLVA; from the coding sequence ATGAGCGAGAAAACCCACACCCGACGCCGACCCGCCGGGCGCGACCGACGAACAGCACACGAACGACACAGCGACGAATCCGAAGAGGAGACCCAACAGGGCGGCGACGAACTCGTCTGCCCCGAGTGTAGCGGGAACGTCATCCAGGACGAAGAGCACGGCGAGACCGTCTGCGAGGAGTGCGGCCTCGTCGTCGAGGAGGACTCCGTCGACCGCGGTCCCGAGTGGCGCGCGTTCGACGCCGCCGAGAAGGACCAGAAGTCCCGCGTCGGCGCCCCCACGACGAACACGATGCACGACAAGGGGCTGTCGACCAACATCGACTGGCGCGACCAGGACGCCTACGGCCGCTCGCTGGGCGCCCGCCAGCGCCAGAAGATGCGCCGCCTCCGCAAGTGGAACGAGCGGTTCCGCACGCGCGACTCCAAAGAGCGCAACCTGAAGCAGGCGCTCGGTGAGATCGACCGGATGGCCTCGGCACTCGGCCTCCCGGACAACGTCCGCGAGACCGCCTCCGTCATCTACCGCCGCGCGCTCGACGAGGACCTCCTGCCGGGCCGCTCCATCGAGGGCGTCTCGACGGCCTGCGTGTACGCCGCCGCTCGGATGGCCGGCGTCCCGCGCAGCCTCGACGAGATCAGCGACGTCTCCCGCGTCTCCAAGGACGAGGTCGCCCGCACGTACCGCTACGTCGTCCGCGAACTGAAGCTGGAAGTGAAGCCCGCCGACCCCGAGCAGTACGTCCCCCGCTTCGCCTCCTCGCTGGACCTGTCGGAGGAGTCGGAGATGCGCGCCAAACAGCTCCTGAAGAACGCCAAGGAGAAGGGCGTCCACTCGGGCAAGTCGCCCGTCGGCCTCGCAGCCGCCGCGGTGTACGCCGCCGCCCTCCTCACCAACGAGAAGACGACGCAGGCGGCCGTCTCGGAGGTCGCCGACATCTCCGAGGTCACCATCCGCAACCGCTACCACGAGTTGCTGGAAGCCGAAGACGGCCTCGTCGCGTAA
- a CDS encoding helix-turn-helix domain-containing protein, with the protein MSATDAEPVAEDGATDEWAPVRDLPPSAKLVAKVLEYEDTLSQSELAEETLLPSRTVRYALSRLEEVDVVESRFSFTDARKRLYSLDL; encoded by the coding sequence ATGAGCGCGACCGACGCCGAACCCGTCGCCGAGGACGGGGCGACAGACGAGTGGGCACCGGTCCGGGACCTCCCGCCGAGCGCGAAGTTGGTGGCGAAGGTGCTGGAGTACGAGGACACGTTGAGCCAAAGCGAGTTGGCCGAGGAGACGCTGCTGCCGTCACGGACGGTCCGCTACGCACTCTCGCGGCTGGAGGAAGTCGACGTCGTGGAGTCGCGGTTCTCGTTCACCGACGCGCGCAAGCGGCTCTACTCGCTGGACCTGTAA
- a CDS encoding DUF2240 family protein: protein MTLEAAVAAPFRGAGTDRMGEGEFVVALSLDRDWFSPDQAKRLVDIATGRGLLAETDGDLVTQFDPAEVHVPADFEPDESILREQSTFEQAVDAIVAGGVEKREAVAAANRRQREAGVTLETAAVLVAREHGIDVEAIAAEVRADLLAGADEPDDGDSDGAADDAAGAE from the coding sequence ATGACGCTGGAGGCCGCCGTCGCCGCCCCGTTCCGTGGCGCCGGCACCGACCGGATGGGCGAGGGGGAGTTCGTCGTCGCGCTCTCGCTCGACCGCGACTGGTTCTCCCCGGACCAGGCGAAACGCCTCGTCGACATCGCGACCGGCCGGGGGCTGTTGGCCGAGACCGACGGCGACCTCGTCACGCAGTTCGACCCCGCAGAGGTGCACGTCCCCGCCGACTTCGAGCCGGACGAGTCGATCCTCCGCGAGCAGTCCACCTTCGAGCAGGCGGTCGACGCCATCGTCGCCGGCGGTGTGGAGAAACGCGAGGCCGTCGCCGCGGCGAACCGCCGTCAGCGCGAGGCCGGCGTGACGCTGGAGACGGCGGCCGTGCTCGTCGCGCGCGAGCACGGTATCGACGTGGAAGCAATCGCCGCGGAGGTGCGTGCGGACCTCCTCGCGGGCGCGGACGAACCAGACGACGGCGACTCCGACGGAGCAGCCGACGACGCCGCGGGGGCCGAGTGA
- a CDS encoding universal stress protein, translating into MSKRILVGVDDSEQAAGALSFVGDEWSDADVTLLYVIDPAESKSARGAGVPSGAEEWYERTKREAEATLAAAVDSLGVDGAVETTTVVGKPAASIVEYATEHDVDHIVVGSHGRRGISRVVLGSVAEAVVRNAPVPVTVVR; encoded by the coding sequence ATGAGCAAGCGGATCCTCGTCGGCGTCGACGACTCCGAGCAGGCCGCCGGCGCGCTGTCGTTCGTCGGCGACGAGTGGAGCGACGCCGACGTGACGCTGCTGTACGTCATCGACCCGGCCGAGTCGAAGTCCGCGCGGGGGGCGGGCGTGCCCAGTGGCGCCGAGGAGTGGTACGAACGCACCAAGCGCGAGGCGGAGGCAACGCTGGCTGCGGCGGTCGACTCGCTCGGCGTCGACGGCGCCGTCGAGACGACCACGGTCGTGGGAAAGCCCGCCGCCAGCATCGTGGAGTACGCGACCGAGCACGACGTCGACCACATCGTCGTCGGGAGCCACGGTCGGCGTGGAATCTCGCGGGTCGTCCTCGGGAGCGTCGCCGAAGCCGTCGTTCGGAACGCGCCGGTGCCGGTGACCGTCGTCCGATAG
- a CDS encoding HAD family hydrolase yields the protein MIRSVGFDLDYTLAVPERSRADLLADALHAGGAAELAGTVDRQSYLDAHAKHRTADSREPVFAELLDPHDVEADPAALATAYREAVTGALVPVPGARELVASLRERYRVGVLTNGPVRAQSAKLDHLGWWDDFDTVHISGDLPAGKPDRRAFEALLDALGTEPAETAFVGDHPVEDIRGAAALGINTVQVLGEGDEPAPEADATVARDRLASDLPGILDDF from the coding sequence GTGATACGGTCGGTCGGCTTCGACCTCGACTACACGCTCGCCGTCCCGGAGCGCTCCCGGGCAGACCTCCTCGCGGACGCGCTGCACGCCGGCGGCGCTGCCGAACTCGCAGGGACGGTCGACCGTCAGTCGTACCTCGACGCCCACGCGAAACATCGAACGGCAGACAGCCGCGAACCCGTCTTCGCTGAACTACTGGACCCCCACGACGTCGAGGCGGACCCGGCGGCCCTCGCGACCGCCTACCGAGAGGCCGTCACCGGCGCGCTCGTGCCGGTGCCGGGCGCTCGCGAGTTGGTCGCGTCACTCAGGGAGCGCTACCGCGTCGGCGTCCTGACGAACGGCCCCGTGCGGGCGCAGTCGGCGAAACTCGACCACCTCGGCTGGTGGGACGACTTCGACACGGTCCACATCTCCGGCGACCTGCCGGCGGGCAAGCCGGATCGCCGCGCCTTCGAGGCGCTACTGGACGCGCTCGGCACCGAACCCGCCGAGACGGCGTTCGTCGGCGACCACCCGGTCGAGGACATCCGTGGGGCCGCCGCCCTCGGCATCAACACCGTACAGGTGCTCGGCGAGGGCGACGAACCAGCGCCCGAAGCTGATGCCACGGTCGCACGCGACCGCCTCGCCAGCGACCTGCCGGGGATCCTCGACGACTTCTGA
- the pan1 gene encoding proteasome-activating nucleotidase Pan1, translating into MTDTVDDVDLPYEEEAASQQEKIEALQERLEVLEGQNEEMRDKLLDANAENNKYQQKLERLTHENKKLKQSPLFVATVQELTEDGVVIKQHGNNQEALTEVTDEMREELEPDDRVAVNNSLSVVKKLEKETDVRARVMQVEHSPDVTYEDIGGLDEQMNEVRETVEMPLKSPEMFTKVGIQPPSGVLLHGPPGTGKTMLAKAVANQTDATFIKMAGSELVHKFIGEGAKLVRDLFEVARENEPAVIFIDEIDAIASKRTDSKTSGDAEVQRTMMQLLAEMDGFDERGEIRIIAATNRFDMLDPAILRPGRFDRLIEVPKPEIEGRELIFKIHTRDMNVADDVDFGELAELTEGASGADVKAVCTEAGMFAIREDRTEIRMADFEAAWEKTSQAEEPDADDSLAFA; encoded by the coding sequence ATGACTGACACCGTTGACGACGTGGATCTCCCCTACGAGGAGGAGGCCGCGTCGCAGCAGGAGAAGATCGAGGCCCTCCAGGAGCGCCTCGAGGTCCTCGAGGGGCAAAACGAGGAGATGCGCGACAAGCTCCTGGACGCGAACGCGGAGAACAACAAGTACCAGCAGAAGCTCGAGCGCCTCACGCACGAGAACAAGAAGCTCAAGCAGTCGCCGCTGTTCGTCGCGACGGTCCAGGAACTGACGGAGGACGGCGTCGTGATCAAACAGCACGGCAACAACCAGGAGGCGCTGACCGAGGTCACCGACGAGATGCGCGAGGAGTTGGAGCCCGACGACCGCGTCGCGGTCAACAACTCGCTGTCGGTCGTGAAGAAGCTGGAGAAGGAGACGGACGTGCGCGCTCGCGTGATGCAGGTCGAGCACTCCCCGGACGTCACCTACGAGGACATCGGCGGCCTCGACGAGCAGATGAACGAGGTGCGCGAGACGGTCGAGATGCCGCTCAAGAGCCCGGAGATGTTCACGAAGGTTGGCATCCAGCCGCCGAGCGGCGTCCTGCTCCACGGCCCGCCGGGGACGGGGAAGACGATGCTGGCGAAGGCCGTCGCGAACCAGACCGACGCGACGTTCATCAAGATGGCCGGCTCCGAACTCGTCCACAAGTTCATCGGCGAGGGCGCCAAACTCGTCCGCGACCTGTTCGAGGTCGCTCGCGAGAACGAGCCCGCCGTCATCTTCATCGACGAAATCGACGCCATCGCCTCCAAGCGGACGGACTCGAAGACCTCCGGCGACGCCGAGGTCCAGCGCACGATGATGCAGTTGCTCGCCGAGATGGACGGCTTCGACGAGCGCGGCGAGATCCGCATCATCGCGGCGACGAACCGCTTCGACATGCTCGACCCGGCGATCCTCCGCCCGGGGCGGTTCGACCGCCTCATCGAGGTGCCCAAGCCCGAGATCGAGGGGCGCGAGCTCATCTTCAAGATCCACACGCGCGACATGAACGTCGCCGACGACGTGGACTTCGGCGAGTTGGCCGAACTCACCGAGGGCGCCTCCGGCGCGGACGTGAAGGCCGTCTGCACCGAGGCCGGCATGTTCGCCATCCGCGAGGACCGCACCGAGATCCGGATGGCCGACTTCGAGGCCGCCTGGGAGAAGACCTCCCAAGCCGAGGAACCCGACGCGGACGACTCGCTGGCGTTCGCGTAG
- a CDS encoding ATP-binding protein, giving the protein MTDAGEPNLGDFEDPGQFDETGDADQTAGDDHDSADAAGAPDTTSRRSDGADTASDGDADADEASGEESGFERYAMEAAEATVADGIGTVSVAQGLRVAEDSDETSLKAFVTVGNREDVRIGKYLMVPYPDGEQLFCRITALEYAQEFRTDDATELTAQRRMRTNRGDFTEADYKYIAELSPVAVLFHDGDELKRRMVDRVPKPGALVQQATDAEQIKTGLAIPEEGVFLGHLSVGGEKVRTAAEPPTVDYRLKDDYTDGDPLVFRHTLVAGGTGSGKTHGAKNVLRQYLGRSYETDDGRDARAAVVMFDPQDEYAQMHDDNPELDDEWARRLEGEGIEHGGHDDTVALVPKEAGVTYPGRGHRAEQVEFTVPFSIVDDYNMPWLVAGASLNENQYPALRTLIDRFFRNYRGGTYQEFLSFLDDPALKEELHESGRVHEATYDAVKRRVRGVPSGVFDQDAKSITELDTTLVRPGGLTVVPTYHLSSARAKEMFVLALSAMLVDDKLSNSPRSDRIDETPLVLGMDEAHNFLAGADNVQARQVVGKFTEAAKQGRKERLGLFLVTQDPQDIADPVFKQVNTRLVLNLGDEDAISSVNIPPSLANKVPYMEKGQMVVYSPDNSEPVEVTGLPVCVTRHGE; this is encoded by the coding sequence ATGACCGACGCCGGAGAGCCGAACCTCGGCGACTTCGAGGACCCAGGCCAGTTCGACGAGACCGGCGACGCCGACCAGACGGCCGGCGACGACCACGACAGCGCCGACGCCGCGGGCGCCCCCGACACCACGAGTCGTCGAAGCGACGGCGCCGACACGGCCAGCGACGGCGACGCCGACGCGGACGAAGCGTCCGGTGAGGAGTCCGGCTTCGAGCGGTACGCGATGGAGGCGGCGGAGGCGACCGTCGCCGACGGCATCGGCACCGTCTCCGTCGCGCAGGGACTGCGCGTGGCCGAGGACAGCGACGAGACGAGCCTGAAGGCGTTCGTCACCGTCGGTAACCGCGAGGACGTTCGGATCGGGAAGTACCTCATGGTGCCGTACCCCGACGGCGAACAGTTGTTCTGCCGGATCACGGCGCTGGAGTACGCCCAGGAGTTCCGCACCGACGACGCGACGGAGTTGACCGCCCAGCGCCGGATGCGCACGAACCGCGGCGACTTCACCGAGGCCGACTACAAGTACATCGCCGAGTTGTCGCCGGTCGCGGTGCTGTTCCACGACGGAGACGAACTGAAGCGGCGGATGGTCGACCGTGTCCCCAAACCTGGCGCGCTCGTCCAGCAGGCGACCGACGCCGAACAGATCAAGACCGGACTCGCCATCCCTGAGGAAGGCGTGTTCCTCGGCCACCTCTCGGTCGGCGGCGAGAAGGTGCGCACCGCCGCCGAACCGCCGACCGTCGACTACCGCCTCAAGGACGACTACACCGACGGCGACCCGCTCGTGTTCCGCCACACGCTCGTCGCCGGCGGCACCGGGTCCGGGAAGACCCACGGCGCGAAGAACGTCCTCCGACAGTACCTCGGACGCTCCTACGAGACGGACGACGGGCGCGACGCCCGCGCGGCGGTCGTGATGTTCGACCCCCAAGACGAGTATGCCCAGATGCACGACGACAACCCCGAACTCGACGACGAGTGGGCCCGTCGGCTGGAGGGGGAGGGCATCGAACACGGCGGGCACGACGACACCGTCGCGCTCGTCCCGAAGGAGGCGGGCGTCACCTACCCGGGGCGTGGCCACCGCGCCGAGCAGGTGGAGTTCACCGTCCCGTTCTCCATCGTCGACGACTACAACATGCCGTGGCTCGTCGCCGGCGCGTCGCTCAACGAGAACCAGTACCCGGCGCTGCGGACGCTCATCGACCGCTTCTTCCGCAACTACCGCGGCGGGACGTACCAGGAGTTCCTCTCGTTCCTCGACGACCCCGCGCTGAAGGAGGAACTCCACGAGTCCGGGCGCGTCCACGAGGCGACGTACGACGCGGTGAAGCGCCGCGTGCGCGGCGTCCCGTCGGGCGTGTTCGACCAGGACGCCAAGTCCATCACGGAGTTGGACACGACGCTGGTGCGCCCGGGTGGGCTGACGGTCGTGCCGACGTACCACCTCTCGTCGGCGCGGGCCAAGGAGATGTTCGTGCTCGCGCTGTCGGCGATGCTCGTCGACGACAAACTGTCGAACTCGCCGCGGAGCGACCGCATCGACGAGACGCCGCTCGTGCTCGGGATGGACGAGGCGCACAACTTCCTCGCGGGCGCCGACAACGTCCAGGCCCGGCAGGTCGTCGGGAAGTTCACCGAGGCGGCCAAGCAGGGGCGCAAGGAGCGACTGGGACTGTTCCTCGTGACGCAGGACCCGCAGGACATCGCCGACCCCGTGTTCAAGCAGGTGAACACGCGACTCGTGCTCAACCTCGGCGACGAGGACGCCATCTCGTCGGTGAACATCCCGCCGTCGCTGGCGAACAAGGTGCCGTACATGGAGAAGGGCCAGATGGTGGTGTACTCGCCGGACAACTCCGAACCCGTCGAGGTGACGGGGCTCCCGGTGTGCGTGACCCGTCACGGCGAGTGA